The genomic interval CGTTGCCGGCAGCCAGCGCCGGAGCGGCCTTCCAGGTCGGGATAGCGATGGGGTAGTTCCACGGCGTGATGAGGCCCACGACGCCGACAGGCTCAGTCACAGTTCGCAGGCGACTGTCCCGGCCGCTGGGCGCCTTGGCATCGCCCGCGAGATCACTGGCCTTCTCGGCGTAGTAGTACAGGATATCGACAGCGCGCTGGACCTCGCCGGACGCTTCCGCGAGTGCCTTGCCTTCTTCGCGGGTCAGCGTTTCGGCGACATCGTCCGCTCGGTCCTCCAAGAGTCCAGCGGCGCGGCGAAGGATTGCACCCCGTTCGGGACCGGGCGTGTTCGCCCACGCGTCCTGCGCGTCGACGGCCGCTTGGACCGCTCGTTCGGCGTCAGCCGCCGTCGATTTCGGGAACTCCGCGATAACCGACTGATCGGCGGGGTTGGTCACGGTGAACGTTTCTGTCGATTCTGACTCGACCCACTCTCCGTTACAGTAGTTGGTACGCTGTTGAGCAGCCATCTACAGTCACAATTTCAGTTACCACCACAAATAGGTTATCCCTCTCTGGACGGTCGGCGAAGAGGCAGACCAATCACCCGTCTTACGGACGACGGACGCGTCGTAGCGCTCTCGCGTTACTGTGCGCTGTAGTTCAGTTCGATAATGTTGGCCGTCGAGAGAAGCTCGGTCGTCAGTTCGTCCTCGACCTCTGGCTCCTGTAGTCGGTGAACTGGCCCGGTCACGCTGAGGCCGCCGAGAACGTTCCCGGTGGCATCTTCGATCACCGTCGAGAACGTCGTCATCCCCGTCCTGTACTCTTCGCGGTCGAACGAGACGCCGCTCTCTCGAATGCGCTCGAACTCGTCTTCTAGCTCGTCACGGTCGGTTATCGTGTTCTCCGTCCGCGCCGGCATGCCGTGCTTGTCGAGGATTTCGGTCACGCGCTCGTCGGGATACTGTGCGAGCATCGCCTTCCCGACGCCCGAAGAGTGCATGTGGAAGTGCGTACCGTCGGTAAAATCGTAGGAGATGCTCTGTTCGCCCTGAACGACATCGAGTGCGACGCACATCCCGTTCTGTTCGACCGACAGGGTGACGAGTTCGCCGGTTGACTTCTCCGCGAGGCGGCGGATCTCGGGCTTTGCGACGTTGTACAGAGCGACATCTTTCCGGACGCGCCCGCCGAGCTCCATGAATCGGAAGCTGAGCTCGTACTGGCCGCTCTCGTCTTGTACCACATAGCCCAGTTGTTGGAGCGTGCTCAGATAGTCGTGGACGACGCTACGCGGTCTGTCGAGCTCCTCGGCCAGCGCGGTGACGCTGCCCTCGCTCTCTCGATCCAGTACGGTCACGATTTCGTCCATCGTCAGCAGTGCTTTGATCGGACGGTTTGCTTCGTCACCCATACGTTGCCAATCTGTAGCAATGCACATATACGTTCGGAATTGTCGAACAATTCGACTGGAAGCGTCAATCTGCTATCGGATGCTGATCCAGTGTAAGCGGATCTCGGAGGGTTTGGTGAGATACTGTTCGACAATACCGAATTTTTCGCCATCTGTTTAAAAGATAGACGAACACAAATTTCTGCGAATAGTGGCGACTGACGGCCTGTATCCGCAGTTCCGCCCTATCGGAGAGGATAACATTTATGTAGGGCTGTGATTTCATATCTATGTGGAACTATGACACAGGATTCCCCGGGGGCGGCGACGCAACAACGCCCCGAGTCGGAATTGACGTTAGTCGACGCCGACATCCACCAGCGGTGGGCGGACAACGAGGAAATCGTCCAGTACCTTCCGGAACGGTACAACGACGACGGACTCGTGTTGCCGGAACTGCTGTACCGCAACCCCGGGGAGTTCCTCCGGCAGGACGAAAAGACGGATGACGGCAACAAGCCCGGGTCAGATCTCCAGAAGATCGTCGAGGAACATCTGGACGAGCACGATATCGATTACGCGATGCTGACGGGCAACTCGTGGTTCAACCTCGCTGCGTTGCCCAACCGCGATTACGCGAACGAACTGGCGCGAGCGTACAACGAGTGGCTCGTCAACGACGTTCTCCCGGTCGACGATCGGTTCATGGGATCGCTGTACGTCGCGCCGAAGGCGCCGGAGAAAGCCGCCGACCTCATCCGCGAGTACGGGGATCACCCACAGATTCGGCAGGTGATGCTTCCCGGCGGCGCGGAAGTGCCGTACGGTCGCCCTCAGTACTGGCCGATGTACGAAGCCGCCGAAGAACAGAACCTAGCGATGGCGGTCCACCCGTTCTCGGAGGGCCACGGCACGAGCAACCCGCCGACCGGCGCCGGTCATCCCAACAACTACATCGAGTGGCACACGCTTCTGGGCGCCTACTACATGGGCCAGCTCGCCTCGATCGTCACCGAAGGGGTGCTGGTCGAGTATCCCGACCTCCGGTGGGCGTTTATCGAGGGGGGCTACGGGTGGCTTCCGCACTTCATGTGGCGGCTCGACAAGAACTGGAAGGGGCTTCGATCGCAAGTGCCGTGGCTCGAAGAGAAGCCGAGCCACTACATCCGGAACAACGTCTGGTTTGCGAGCCAGCCCGTCGAGGAACCCGAGCGCCCGGAGCATCACGACCAGATTCTCGAGATGATGCACGCGGATGAGATGCTCATCTACGCCTCGGACTACCCCCACTGGGACGGTGACGATCCCGATTGGGGACTCCCGCCGATGGACGACGAAATGGAGCGGGCTATCAAACACGAGAACGCGGCCGAGCTGTGGGATCTACCCACGGACGGCAGTTCGCTGGAGTGATCACAATGAAAGACAAACGATTCGAGATTTGTCCGGCCGAGGAGTTCGACGCCGGGGAGCGACGTATCGTCAATCTGGATGGGTTCTCGGTCGGCGTGTTCAACGTCGACGGCGAGTACCATGCGATGAAAAACGACTGTCCCCACCAGCGCGCGCCGCTCTGTGAGGGGAAACTCGGCGGCACCACGGAGTCAGACACGCCCGGTGAGTACGACTGGGTCCGGCCGGGACAGGTCGTTCGCTGCCCGTGGCACGGGTGGGAGTTCGACGTCACGACCGGTGAGTCCGTGTTCAATCCGCACAAGGTGAAAGCCAAGACCTTCAAAGCCCGCGTCGAGCCCTCTCAGGCCGATGATGCGGACGACGCCGATCAAGAGGCCGCTGCTGACGGTGGCTGCGACGGCTGCAAGGTTGATCTCGAGGGCGACGATCCGCCCGTCGAGACGTACGACGTCGAGGTCGAGCGAGGAACGGTGGTGGTGTACCTATGAGTACGGACTCTCAGGGCCGACTGGCAGCCTTCCGCGACGAGATCGATCCGTTCGTGTTCGTCGGCGGCGCGCTCGTTACCATCATCGCCATCGGCTACATCGCCGCTCGACCGACCACCGCAGCGGAGATGCTCACGAACGCAAACAACTTCCTCTGGAGCGAACTCGGCTGGCTCTTCCTCTGGGCGATGTTCCTCGCCGTCGTGTTCTGCCTGTGGCTCCTGATCGGGCCGTGGGGCAAGATCAAGTTCGGCGGCCCGGACACGGAGCCGGAGTTCTCGTACTTCTCGTTCCTCGCAATGCTGTTCTCGGCGGGGCTCTCGACCGGGCTGGTCTTTTACGGCCCCGCGGAGGCGCTGTTCCACTTCTCGTCGGGCCCGCCGTTCTTCGGCGCCGAAGCCCAGAGTGCGGCGATCGTCCCGGACGCGGTCCAGTACACGATGCTACACTGGGGCATCTCGCCGTGGGCGGCGTATCTCGTCGTCGGCATCACGATCGCGTACTACGTTCACCGCAAGGGCGCACCGATCAAGCCGTCGACGGTGTTTGCCCCCTTCATCGGCGTCGAGAACCTCGACAAGAAGTGGGTGAAGCCGCTCGACCTGATGATGGTCGTCATTTCGGTCGGTGGCGTCGCCGTCTCGCTCGGCTTCGTCGTCACCCAGTTCCTCGCGGGGCTGAACTACAACTACGGCGTCGAGTTCGGTAATCTCGGAACGATACTCGTCACCGTCGGGCTCACCGTCGGATTCACGGCCTCCGCCGCGCTGGGGGTCAAACGCGGTATCCGGCGCGTCTCGACGTTCAACATGTACCTCTTTACGTTCCTCCTCGCGGTCGCGTTCGTGTTCGGCCCGACGGCGTTCCTGCTCAGCACCGGCACGCAGGCGCTCGGCGGGTACGTCAACGACTTCGTCAGCATGAGCCTCTACATGAACGCGGCCAACGGCGGGACGTGGGTCGGCGGCTGGACCGTCTTCTACTGGGCGTGGTGGTTCTCGTTCGCGCCCATGATCGGCATCTTCATCACGCGCATCTGCCGCGGCCGCACCATCCGCCAAGTCGTCTTCGCCGGACTCGTCGGGACCACCGCGGCCTCGTTCCCGTGGTTCATCGTCATGGGCGGGTCGTCGCTGTGGGTCCAGACGCAGGGCTCGCTCGACCTGCTTTCGATCGTGTTCGCCCAAGGCCGAGAAGTCGCCGCCTTCCCGCTGTTCGAGACGCTCATGCCCTTCGGCGGCATCTTCGCGGTCGCGTACCTGGTGCTCGTGCTCACGTTCCTGATCACGACGGTCGACTCGACGACGCTCAGCCTCGCGATGTTCACTACCGACGGGAGCGAGAACCCCTCGACCGCCAACCGCGTCACTTGGGGCGGGCTCGTAGGACTGCTCTCCTCGCTTCTGCTCATCAGTGGTGGCCTCGCCGCACTCAAGGACTTCGTCGTCCTGCTCGGGTTCCCGATCGCGTTCGTCATCGGCATGTGTATCGTTGGACTTACCATCGAGTTCGAACAGCTCCACCCCGTGTTGCTGACCGAGCGCTACGAAGGCGACGCCCCCGAGGACGACGATCAACAAACGGTCGCCGGGCTCCTCTCGGATCGTCGCCCGACGTGGATGGGAGGTGCCGACGACTGAGCGTTGGATGGTCGCGATCGATCGGCCGTCTTCATTGTGAACCGTTGTCCACTTCTCTTTCCACAGAACCGCAACGACCGTCTGATGGCGTCTGTCCGAGTCGCTCGTCCGAATTGAAAACAGCAGACGGCCGCTTCGGTGGCTCTTGTCGGGGGGCTTAGAGTCACTAACCAATTCCGTGTTCTACGTCTCTGCACCAGCCAATTGCTCACGCCGGCTTAGTCGACGCTATCGAAGGTCGTCTCCGCTGTTGGATCTACCTGCTCTGCAAAAATGCCGCAGTTGATTCACTCGATTGCGACGTTGATGACCGGCGCCGGCGAGTCGAAGATCACGTCCTGCGTGACGCTCCCGAACAGCGCCTTGCCGGTCGGCGAGCGCTGTCGGCCTCCGATAACGACGTACCGCGCTTCTTCGTCGTCTGCGTACGCTGCGATCTCAGTTCCGGGGTCACCGACGCGAACCGAGATGTTGGGTTCTGGGTCCGAGTTGTCCAGCGCTCGGTCCACGAGATTCTCACCGACTTGCTGGACTTCGTAATTGTCAGTCAAGTCCTGCCCTTCGACATCTTTTTCGAGCACTTCGACGAGCTCCGAGCGTTCTAGGACGTGAATCGCGTGCAGTTCCTCGTCGAGGTCGGCCGCGAGTGTCTGGGCCTCTGCGAGGACTGTCGCTGCTCTGTCCGAATCGTCGATGGCTGCTACGATCGCCATAGGAGACCAACGCGATCGACCTGCAAAGATGTTTCGGCGGTGCGAGAGTTAGACAGCCGGAACTAGCCAAGACGGCCCACCGAGAATATGTCGGTATCGTCAAGCTATCTCCCCCGTGGACGGCAGCAGCACGTCACGGTCGGCGTTGCGGGGGATGGACCAGCAGTCACCGACTTCCGAGCCAGAGCAACGCGAGCATGGTCAGACCGAAACAGAGCAAGAGGCTGGAAAACGACACCGTGTAGCTAAACCGAGTGGCGACGGTCCCGACGTACGCCGGGCCGAGACTACCGACGGCGAAGTACACTCCTCGCAGCGCGCCGAGATCGCTGCCGACCGTCTCTTGGGCGAGAGCATCGGTCAGGTAGACGAACATGACCGGCCAGATCGTGGTCAGGCCGACGGCGAAGACGACCAGTCCGACGCCGAGGCCGACGAGCGAATCGGTCCCGAGGATGGCGCCGAGACCGACAATTCCGAACCCGGTTGCGCCGACGCCGAGGTTGATCGGACTCCACCGCTCGCAGAGGGCGCCGGCGATCGGCGTAACGAGCATTCCGATGAGAAAGATGCTTGCGAACGCGACCGTCGCCTGAAACGATGTGAGCGACTTCTCGACCTGCAGAAACGTCGGTAGAAAGCTCGCGCTCCCCTGCCAGACGAAATTGAACACGGCCAAGACGAACAGGATCGCGTACGTCTCCCGGGATCGAAACAGTCGGGTCCCGACCGACTGCACGTCGAGGGGCACTCGCGAGACAGTGTACGGTTCGCGGTTGAGTCGATGCCCGCCGACAACGAGGACGCCGAGCAGTGCGACGACGGGCACGAAGGCGGCCCGCCACGCGGCGGCGCCGACGACGGTGATCGCCAACACCGCCGACAGCGCGCTTCCGAGGTTAGCGGCAGCATCCCTGATACCGAGGGCCTGCCCGCGGTTTTCGTCGAAGAGATTCTGCAGGAGTACGATCCCCGCCGGTTCGAACATCCCGTAACCGAATCCGATGAGACCGATGGCGACGATGAACAGCGGGAACGCGTTCGAGAGCACGAGCAAGAGAAAGCCCGCACCCATCACGCCTTGGCTCGCAAGCAAGACGACGTTCGACGACAGCCGCTCGGAGTAGCGACCGCCGGGGTACTGTGCGAGGGCGTTGCACGCCCACATGAACGAGATCGACCCGCCGGCCTCGGCGGCAGTGATGCCGAAATCGTCGATTATCTCCGGCAGCATCGGTGCGATAACGAGGATACCAGATAGGGAGACGACGATTCCGAGCGCGTGGAGGTTTAGCTGCTTACCGTTGTAGCCGTACAGTGTCTCTAACATCGAGAGTCGATCCCCGGCGAGGTCGCTGTTTTTGACCACGACCACGTCCTCGCGGCCACCACTGTTCTCGTCTGCGGTCCGCAGTTGCCTGCCCGGTGTGGCGTCTCCATTGGCTACCTCGACAGCAGAATGACAGCGACGACCGCGAAGCCGAGGCCGGTGATTTCGACCATCGTCAGCGATTCGTCGAGAAAGACGACCGCCAGAATTGCCGTCCCGAGGATGTACATTCCGCTGATGCTGGTTGCGATGGCGGCGGAGCCTGATCCGAGGGCGAGGTAGTAGGCGATCGTTCCACCGCCGAGAAAGAGGCCTGCAACCAGTGCGATGCCGATACTACCGGGCGCAGCGACAATCGCATCCCCGCTGAACAGAACGTACGTCACGGCGACGCCGATGCCGGCCGTGTAGGTGTAGACGACAGCCTGTTCCGCCGGGAGACCGCCCGTGGCGACTTTGGCGAGAAACGCCCACCCGGTGTACAGAAGCATAGCTCCCACTGCAAAGGTAATGGTCTTGCTCATCCGTGTGTTAGCGCTCTCAGTCGGGACAGATAGATGTTACGCAGCCAGAGATGCTGGCGAGCAGCGTATCGTGTTGCGCCGGGCCGTAGTTTTATATTGATTCGGGTTCACAATCGAGTGAGTACATGAGTAGCAAGACTGTCGTGCTAGGCGGTTCTGGCGCGATGACGTCAGGATGCGTCTATGACCTTCACCAGACAAGTGACTTCGGCGAAATCGTCGTCGCGGACGCTGACGAAGAGAACGCGCGCCGTCTCGTCGAACTCGTCGACGACGACCGCGTTCGATTCGAGTCGGTCGACGCGACCGACACGGACGACCTCGTCCGAGTGCTCGAGGGAGCCGACTACGTCGTCAACGGGCTGCCGTACCCCTTCGAGGAGAACGTCCTCGACGCGATGCAGGAAGTGGGCGATCTCACGGGCGTCGACCTGAACGCGTTCGACTTCGACGAGGTGCTCGATCGGTCCGACGAGTTCGCGGAAGCGGGCAATTCGCTGTGGTTCGCCAACGGCGGCCTCGTGAGTACCATCGCACTCGGGATGGTCGCCTGCGAGCGCTTCGACGACGTGTCCGACGTTAACTTCTACTGGGGGATGTGGCGCCTCCTTACCCAGACGACGCCTGGACTCACCGACACGGTTACTTATGAACACGACCCCGACGTCGACGAGCGGGCCAAGTGGGAAGACGGAGAAGTCATCAACGACCTGCCGGCGTTCAGCGAAAAGCGGACGTTCGAATTCCCGGAGCCGATCGGCGAGGAAGAGACGTACGTCATCTCTCACCCGGAACCGATTACGTTCCCGGAGGCACCGGTCGCACAGGAGAAGAACGTCGACCGCATCATCACACGCGGCGCGTGGCACGACGAGTGGAAGCGGTACGAGCGAACGCTTCACGCGGCGAACGCCTTCGAGACAGACGCCATCGAGGTGGACGGAGCGGAGGTCGACCCGGTCGAAGTGATGCAAGAGCAAGTGAAATCACAGGGAGTCGAACTCGAAACCGAGTGGAAGCCGCCCGAAGAGCTCTCCCCGGAGACGGAGTGGACTCCCCAGACCATCCTCTCGGCCGAGGTAACCGGGTCGGTCGACGGTCGCGACGACCGCGCAGTCTTCCACTTCGAGCAGCCGTTCCCGTTCTTCGGCGGGAACGACATCACGCTGATGCGCGAGTACGGTTGCTACGTCGGCGTCCCGCTGTCCGTGACGCTCCAGCTCATGGCCGACGGCGCAGTCGACGAGGACGGCATCTTCATCACCGAGACGAGCGGACTCGACGCGGACCGATACTTCGAGGAGATGGAAGATCGCGGATTCGATCTTATCGACGAACAAGTTCCTGAGCAGACCATTCGGGCACAGGACTGATCGACAGCCGGGACAAGCCGGGTACCGGAGCATCGTCTGAAAAACCGGAAAATATACGTATTTATACAGGCTGCATCTCTCGGACGCATCGTGTTTAGTTACGCGAGTTCCCCCAGACGGGGAAGGCTTAGAGCCACGATTCAGCGGTTACTAGTTCAACGTGGCAGAAACTATTGGTAAACGAAGACGTTCGTCGTTTTACCCCTCGAAAGATACGTTCGACAGCATTTTGATTTCCATGACGAGCCGGGGGTAATCGGAGTCCTGCTCGTTGCAGTGCCGCCGCTAGATGTTGGGCATGATCGACGAGAAACACGGTGTCGCCGAGATCGGATTTCTCACAAAGCTCTCGCAGAAATTGTTGCGATAATGCCGTTGTAGTCGTGGTAAGCAGCCGAATGTGCAGAAATTTGTTCGTTGTTGGATCGACAGCAGCGTACAGCCAGAACTGTTGGCCGTTGATTCGGATCACCGTTTCGTCAAGCACAACGTGATCCGGACTCACGTCAGTCGCGGGCTGTAGACCGGCTTTGTGGACCCGGTCGTGAACGGCTTTCCGCGACCGTTCGACACCGAACTCCTCTAATTCTGAAACTGTATTCAAAAGTGATAGTTCAACCAATTGGAGCCGAATACCGAGCTCCATTAGCTCGCTCGGAGTCCGCTCTCGCTCTACAAACTCCAAGTCCATCCAGTCGCTACGACCGCTGAGGCGTTCGATTTCTGCCATCAACCAACCGGAATCCGTCTCGCCCCACTTTTCAGCCGTAGCTAAACACGGCCCGACTCGATCCCCAAGCTCTACACCAGTGACCACTACAATAGGCTTCTATTGCAGATATTCTATCCCAGCAACCAGCGTACGACGCGAAATATGCAGACAAGTCACCTATTGTAACTACCTCAGCTACCGCAACTACTCCAGCTATTGCAACTACAGTAGCTCGCTTACCTGCAAAAGGTTTAGTATGGTTGCCCGACGCATACCGGACGATGCACGATACCCGAACCACCTACTGCAACTACCTCAGCTATTGCACCTATTGTAACTGAACCAGCCATGACGACAACAACCCCACGCGCCGTCGACGTCGTGATCCTGAAAGGCGGCGTCGGCAAGTCGACGATTTCGATGAACCTCGCGCGCCAGCTCGCCGAACAACACCGCGTCCTGTTCGCGGATCTCGACCCGAACGGCCACGCAACCAACGGGCTCGGTTTCGAGGACGCGTACCAAGCCGAGATCGACATCGGAGACGTGGTGCTCGATCAGGGAGACGCGACGCTAGACGATCTGATCCGGACGACGGAGTTCGGCTTCGACCTGTTGCCGTCGTCGAACTCGCTTGAGGATGTCGAGAACGACCTCAAGGGGGCAATCCAAGGCTCGGCACGCGTCAAATCCAACGTCGTCGACCCACTGTTGGGCGACGTATACGACTACATCGTGTTCGACAGCCCAGCGTATCCGGGTATGCTCAACAACAACGCGCTGGTTGCGACGGGGAACGTACTGATCCCGATCGCGCCGGGGTCGAGCGCAATCGGCGGGTACAAACGAACCATGGAACGGCTGATCGCACCGGCACAGGAGTACATCGACATCGATGTCCTCGCACTCGTTCCGAACCAGATTCAGGATCGGATCGACCAGCAGACCGAAGCGCGCGAGCTACTGGAAAATCTCAACACGGCCGATTCGACCGAGGGGAAAGTCCCCGCGTTCGCGCGCATCACCGAATCGGAGTTCGAACAGATCGACAGCGGCGAGGTGACACCGCCGAAACCCGGCATCCGCCACCGCGCCGCTCTTTCCCGCTCGTTGAAATATAATCAACCGCTGTTAGACTACGATCCGGAGAACGATCAGCTCGCCCACTTCGAGGAGTTGGCACGGATCGTCGAGAACGGGGGCATCGACCGATGACCGACAACCCCTTCGACGATCTCGGGTCGATCAGCGAGGACGATACGTCGTCGCCCGATCAAGTTCCGGAAGACGACGACCAGCCAGCAGAAGACGGGATCGGTGCCGCGACGGAACCGGCGGAGGATACGTCAGTCGATGCTGCCACTGGCGAGTCAGCCCCCGACGAGTCAAGTCCGACGAACGGCCCGGCGTTTCCCTACGATGACGTGACCCAGCGCCCGCTGTACGCCCGGGAGGCTGCGTGGAACGCCTTCGAAGACGCACTGGAGATAGAGGTCGAGCAGACGCTCCGCGAACACGGCGTGCGTGACGCGGCCGGCCGCGAACTGCACGACGCCGCGCTGCGAGTCGCAGCCGAACACCCCGAAGCAATCGCGGACCGCCTCCTCGAACTCCGCGGGGTCGACGTAAACCGGTGACGGCGATACACAATTTCAGCAGACAGCGGCGTTTGTATCTACAGCCCCAGCTGAACGCCCAGCGTGCCCGACACGTCGGTCGCAAACGACTGAGTGAGTACCACCACACGAAAGTGATCACAGAGGTCAAAAGCGCGGTATCCAAGCAAAATAATCAAGCAAGTAAAATTAGGCATCCGGTATACAGAAATTACTAAAATTTACCCGAGGTCTACTTTTTCTCGCTGGCCCGTATTCGGAGAATTACGATAATGTTGGTTCGGTAAGGTGATGCTGCACACCATGCAACGACGCACGTTCCTGAAAGTCACGGGCGGTGGCGCAACGGCAGCGGCAACCGGTATCGGTGCAGTGGCACTCTCCGGTAGTGCAGCGGCGTCCTCGAGCGGTTCGTTCACCGCAGAAAACGCCTCGGTCACGAACCACGATGGCGAGGTATCGAAGGTCACGGCGACGCCGACGGGCTCGGTGTCGTGGTCGAACTTCGACGAGGATGTGACGACGGTCGACATCACGATCGACTCGCGCATCCTGTCGTCCGACCAGAGCTCCGTCCTTCGCGGGTGGGAGCAGGTGTATCACAACGCGTTCGCGCTTGACGGCTACGCCGACCACAGCAAGTCCTTCAGCGGGCAGTCGCTCGGGACCATCACGCTGTACGGCGGCGATAGTGGCCGCCCCGCCGATGCGTTCGACGAGCCCGACGACGGCGCCTCGAACGACGTGGTCGTGCAACTGCGCGTGAGCATCAACCTGCTGGGCGGCGACGGCAACCTCGCGGACCCACAGGACGAAGCGACAATCGTCGACGACCAGATCAAGTTCCGCGCGACCGCGACGAACGCCGAGGCCACCAGTGCCGCCAGTGGCTCGTTCAAGACGGATATGAGCTAGACGCCGTCCGTCGGGTGTTCGGACATTCGCGCGTCTCTTTTTTCGAAGTCGTCAAGGACGGATGGTAATGCTCGTTGAGTCGGTCGTCGCCGAACGCGCGAGTTCGCCGGAACCACAACATGATAAAGTATCAAGTGTCTAGACGGCTCTGCGCTGCCAGTATCCGAAACTGAGACGACGTGTACACCCCATCGAAAGAGACGACCACTCGATCATGTCACCAGAACAACTT from Natronoarchaeum philippinense carries:
- a CDS encoding saccharopine dehydrogenase family protein translates to MSSKTVVLGGSGAMTSGCVYDLHQTSDFGEIVVADADEENARRLVELVDDDRVRFESVDATDTDDLVRVLEGADYVVNGLPYPFEENVLDAMQEVGDLTGVDLNAFDFDEVLDRSDEFAEAGNSLWFANGGLVSTIALGMVACERFDDVSDVNFYWGMWRLLTQTTPGLTDTVTYEHDPDVDERAKWEDGEVINDLPAFSEKRTFEFPEPIGEEETYVISHPEPITFPEAPVAQEKNVDRIITRGAWHDEWKRYERTLHAANAFETDAIEVDGAEVDPVEVMQEQVKSQGVELETEWKPPEELSPETEWTPQTILSAEVTGSVDGRDDRAVFHFEQPFPFFGGNDITLMREYGCYVGVPLSVTLQLMADGAVDEDGIFITETSGLDADRYFEEMEDRGFDLIDEQVPEQTIRAQD
- a CDS encoding ParA family protein, whose translation is MTTTTPRAVDVVILKGGVGKSTISMNLARQLAEQHRVLFADLDPNGHATNGLGFEDAYQAEIDIGDVVLDQGDATLDDLIRTTEFGFDLLPSSNSLEDVENDLKGAIQGSARVKSNVVDPLLGDVYDYIVFDSPAYPGMLNNNALVATGNVLIPIAPGSSAIGGYKRTMERLIAPAQEYIDIDVLALVPNQIQDRIDQQTEARELLENLNTADSTEGKVPAFARITESEFEQIDSGEVTPPKPGIRHRAALSRSLKYNQPLLDYDPENDQLAHFEELARIVENGGIDR
- a CDS encoding IclR family transcriptional regulator, yielding MGDEANRPIKALLTMDEIVTVLDRESEGSVTALAEELDRPRSVVHDYLSTLQQLGYVVQDESGQYELSFRFMELGGRVRKDVALYNVAKPEIRRLAEKSTGELVTLSVEQNGMCVALDVVQGEQSISYDFTDGTHFHMHSSGVGKAMLAQYPDERVTEILDKHGMPARTENTITDRDELEDEFERIRESGVSFDREEYRTGMTTFSTVIEDATGNVLGGLSVTGPVHRLQEPEVEDELTTELLSTANIIELNYSAQ
- a CDS encoding EamA family transporter; translation: MSKTITFAVGAMLLYTGWAFLAKVATGGLPAEQAVVYTYTAGIGVAVTYVLFSGDAIVAAPGSIGIALVAGLFLGGGTIAYYLALGSGSAAIATSISGMYILGTAILAVVFLDESLTMVEITGLGFAVVAVILLSR
- a CDS encoding IS6 family transposase, with protein sequence MAEIERLSGRSDWMDLEFVERERTPSELMELGIRLQLVELSLLNTVSELEEFGVERSRKAVHDRVHKAGLQPATDVSPDHVVLDETVIRINGQQFWLYAAVDPTTNKFLHIRLLTTTTTALSQQFLRELCEKSDLGDTVFLVDHAQHLAAALQRAGLRLPPARHGNQNAVERIFRGVKRRTSSFTNSFCHVELVTAESWL
- a CDS encoding BCCT family transporter; this translates as MSTDSQGRLAAFRDEIDPFVFVGGALVTIIAIGYIAARPTTAAEMLTNANNFLWSELGWLFLWAMFLAVVFCLWLLIGPWGKIKFGGPDTEPEFSYFSFLAMLFSAGLSTGLVFYGPAEALFHFSSGPPFFGAEAQSAAIVPDAVQYTMLHWGISPWAAYLVVGITIAYYVHRKGAPIKPSTVFAPFIGVENLDKKWVKPLDLMMVVISVGGVAVSLGFVVTQFLAGLNYNYGVEFGNLGTILVTVGLTVGFTASAALGVKRGIRRVSTFNMYLFTFLLAVAFVFGPTAFLLSTGTQALGGYVNDFVSMSLYMNAANGGTWVGGWTVFYWAWWFSFAPMIGIFITRICRGRTIRQVVFAGLVGTTAASFPWFIVMGGSSLWVQTQGSLDLLSIVFAQGREVAAFPLFETLMPFGGIFAVAYLVLVLTFLITTVDSTTLSLAMFTTDGSENPSTANRVTWGGLVGLLSSLLLISGGLAALKDFVVLLGFPIAFVIGMCIVGLTIEFEQLHPVLLTERYEGDAPEDDDQQTVAGLLSDRRPTWMGGADD
- a CDS encoding Rieske (2Fe-2S) protein: MKDKRFEICPAEEFDAGERRIVNLDGFSVGVFNVDGEYHAMKNDCPHQRAPLCEGKLGGTTESDTPGEYDWVRPGQVVRCPWHGWEFDVTTGESVFNPHKVKAKTFKARVEPSQADDADDADQEAAADGGCDGCKVDLEGDDPPVETYDVEVERGTVVVYL
- a CDS encoding universal stress protein, which codes for MAIVAAIDDSDRAATVLAEAQTLAADLDEELHAIHVLERSELVEVLEKDVEGQDLTDNYEVQQVGENLVDRALDNSDPEPNISVRVGDPGTEIAAYADDEEARYVVIGGRQRSPTGKALFGSVTQDVIFDSPAPVINVAIE
- a CDS encoding MFS transporter, encoding MVKNSDLAGDRLSMLETLYGYNGKQLNLHALGIVVSLSGILVIAPMLPEIIDDFGITAAEAGGSISFMWACNALAQYPGGRYSERLSSNVVLLASQGVMGAGFLLLVLSNAFPLFIVAIGLIGFGYGMFEPAGIVLLQNLFDENRGQALGIRDAAANLGSALSAVLAITVVGAAAWRAAFVPVVALLGVLVVGGHRLNREPYTVSRVPLDVQSVGTRLFRSRETYAILFVLAVFNFVWQGSASFLPTFLQVEKSLTSFQATVAFASIFLIGMLVTPIAGALCERWSPINLGVGATGFGIVGLGAILGTDSLVGLGVGLVVFAVGLTTIWPVMFVYLTDALAQETVGSDLGALRGVYFAVGSLGPAYVGTVATRFSYTVSFSSLLLCFGLTMLALLWLGSR
- a CDS encoding amidohydrolase family protein; the encoded protein is MTQDSPGAATQQRPESELTLVDADIHQRWADNEEIVQYLPERYNDDGLVLPELLYRNPGEFLRQDEKTDDGNKPGSDLQKIVEEHLDEHDIDYAMLTGNSWFNLAALPNRDYANELARAYNEWLVNDVLPVDDRFMGSLYVAPKAPEKAADLIREYGDHPQIRQVMLPGGAEVPYGRPQYWPMYEAAEEQNLAMAVHPFSEGHGTSNPPTGAGHPNNYIEWHTLLGAYYMGQLASIVTEGVLVEYPDLRWAFIEGGYGWLPHFMWRLDKNWKGLRSQVPWLEEKPSHYIRNNVWFASQPVEEPERPEHHDQILEMMHADEMLIYASDYPHWDGDDPDWGLPPMDDEMERAIKHENAAELWDLPTDGSSLE